A window of Acidimicrobiales bacterium genomic DNA:
GACGGGGGTGGGGGCTGACGAGCTCACCTGGCTGGATGCCTCCGGGGCCATCGGCGACCTCGGGTCGCGCATGCTGTCGTCGACAAGGTAACTCGTCACCGCTGGTTCACTCCCCGTCAGGACCGCTGGGGCCGTAGGGCGTCAGCTGCTCGCCGTCCTCGGCGGGCAGCGGGTCGGCGGCGTCCAGCGGTTCCTGGGGCACGGGCTCGTAGTCCCGGGACACCAGGTTGAGGTAGATGTTCTCGGGGGCGATGGCCGCGATGTACTGGGCCGCCCGGGTCGGGACGATGAGGGTGATCAGCCCGGCGTTGCTGGTCTCGGCGGGCACCGCGCCCTCCTCCTCGGAGGCGGCCGCCACCTCGCCGGGGGCCGCCACCGGCGTCTGGCCGATGGCCAGGATCTGGGCCTTCTGGTACACGTAGCGGGGGTCGGCCGAGAGGGCGCCGGTGCAGGAGCCGCCCTCGCCGGCCCCGGCTGCGCCCTCGTTCTCGGCCACGGGCGCGTCGCCCTCACCACCGGCGCTCTCGCAGGGCGGGGCGGACATGACGTTCACGTAGTCGCCGGGCTGGAGCAGGTTGGCCACGCCCCGGACCTGGTCCACGCTGATGGTGATGGCCACCTGGTCCTCGTCGTTGATCTTCTCCAACCGGTCGGCGAAGGTGGCCTGGACCACGGCCGGGTCGGCGAACATGTCGGTGGTGACGATCTGGTTGACGGCCAGGTCGGCGATGGCCACCTTGCCCCCGATGTCGTCGAGGCTGCGCACCGCGTTGGGCGGGAAGAACTTCTTGGGGATCTCGTCCTCGACGATGAGCCCCACCGCCGTCTCCTCGCCGTAGGTGCCCTTGGGCACCTGCTGCTTGACCACGAAGACCTTGACCCGCTCGGCGTCCCCGAAGGCCTCGTCCTTCACGGAGCCGACGTAGCCGTAGATCAGGAAGACGGCGATGGCCCCGACCGCCACGGCGGCGATGGTGATGAGGGTGCGTCGAGAGCCCACTGGGTTCCCCTTGTGGTGAGAGACGGTCCTGGCGGGAGCGGCGGGCGCCGCTCCTCATCCGTGCCCTCCCCTGTCGGCGCGAACGGCCGGGGGAACAAGGGTTTCGGCGGAGAACTTGCCGGGGGCTCAGCCCTCGGGCTGGTCAGCCGGGGTCTCCGCCGGGTCGCCGGGCGCCTCCTCGGCGGGAGCGTCGGCGGCGACCGGAGCCTCCTCGGCGACAGCATCGGCACCGGCCGGTGCATCGTCGGCGGCGGCCGGAGCCTCCTCGGCGGGAGCGTCGGTGGCGGCCGGGGCCTCCTCGGAGGCGGCGTCGGCCACGACGGCGGGCGGCTCGCCCTCGGCCACCGGGGCCTCACCGGTGGCGAAGCCCTGCTCGGCCTCGTACTCGGCCCAGGCCTCCTCCACCGCCGGGTCCTCGGCCCACTCGGCGCCGATGTAGTTGCCCTCGTTGTCGTAGGCGTGCTCGCCGAAGTGCTCCTGGTACTCGGCCGAGACCACGCCGCCCTCGGCGGCCTGCTTGATCGACAGGCTGATCCGCCGGCGCTGGAGGTCGAGGTCGATGATCTTGACCCACAGCTCCTCGCCCGGGGTGACCACCTGCTCGGGCAGGTCGACGTGGTGGGCCGACATCTCCGAGATGTGGACCAGGCCCTCGATGCCGTCGCCGACCTGGACGAACGCCCCGAACGGCACCAGCTTGGTGACCCGCCCGTAGACCAGCTCGCCCACCCGGTGGGAGGTGGCGAACTCCTGCCACGGATCCTGCTGGGTGGCCTTGAGCGACAGGCTGATGCGCTCGCGGTCACGATCGACGTCGAGCACCTGCACGCTGACCTCGTCGCCCACGGCCACCACCGAGCCGGGGTGGTCGACGTGCTTCCACGACAGCTCGGAGACGTGGATCAGGCCGTCCATGCCGCCCAGGTCCACGAAGGCACCGAAGTTGACCACGCTGGACACGACGCCCTTGCGGACCTCGCCCGGCTTCAGGTTGTCGAGGAACTCCTCGCGCTGCTCCTTCTGGGTCTCCTCCAGCCAGGCCCGGCGGGACAGCACCACGTTGTTGCGGTTCTTGTCCAGCTCGATGATCTTGGCCGTGAGCTCCTTGCCCACGTACGGCTGCAGGTCCCGGACCCGGCGCAGCTCCACCAGGGAGGCGGGCAGGAAGCCCCGGAGGCCGATGTCGAGGATCAGGCCGCCCTTGACCACCTCGATGACCGGGCCGGTGACCACGCCGTCGCGCTCCTTGGTGGCCTCGATGTCGCCCCAGGCCCGCTCGTACTGGGCCCGCTTCTTGGACAGGACCAGGCGGCCGTCCTTGTCCTCCTTGGTCAGGACCAGGGCCTCGATCCGGTCGCCGTAGGAGACGATCTCGGAGGGATCCACGTCGTTGCGGATCGACAGCTCACGGCTGGGGATGACGCCCTCGGTCTTGTAGCCGATGTCCAGCAGGACCTCGTCCTTGTCGACCTTGACGATCTTGCCCTCGACGATCTGCCCGTCCTCCACGCTGACCATCGAGGCGTCGACGGCGGCGTCGAAGTCGATCTCCAGGTCGTCGAAGGCGATCGTGCGGGGCACGTACTCCTCGACGGCGTCGGTGGGATCGGCGGTGAGGGTGGTCTGGTCGGACACGGAGGCTCTTCTCGTCGGGCAGGGAGTCGGGGGCGGCACCGGTGCCAACGCACGCGGGGCCGGGCGCCCGGCGGGCGCACAGGGGCGTCAGGCTACCCGGCCGGCCGGCCGCCCCGAAATGGCCGGCCCTCAGGGACGCCGGGCCACCAGCAGGTGCTCGGGGTGCTCCAGATCGGGGGGGCGGGCGGCGTAGCGGCCCGGCTCCACCGACCACACGTGCAGGGGCTCGAGGCCGGCCCCGCGGGCCAGCAGGCGCAGCTCCCGGGGGGTGAAGCAGGTGGTCCACAGGTCGACCTCGGCCTCGACGCCGGCGTCGTCGCGGATGGCGGTGCGCTCGTGGGCCACCCCGGCATCGGCGTCGAAGGTGCTCTCCCCCAGGTGGCGGACCTGGAAGTACGACGAGAAGGCCGACACCGCCAACCGGCCCCCGGGGCGCAGGGCCCGGGCCATCCCGGCCAGCACGGGGGCGTCGCTGGTGGGCTCCCCCAGGGCCGCGGCCCCCTCCCCGGCCGGGCCGCCCTGGAGGCCGAAGGCCCCCTGGCACAGCGAGATGGCGGCGTCGAAGTCGGCCTCGAAGCGCAGGTCACGGGCATCCTGGCGGCTGAAGGTGACCCCCGGCGGGGCATCCCGGCGGGCCACCTCCACGAACCGCTCGCTGA
This region includes:
- a CDS encoding RcpC/CpaB family pilus assembly protein — its product is MGSRRTLITIAAVAVGAIAVFLIYGYVGSVKDEAFGDAERVKVFVVKQQVPKGTYGEETAVGLIVEDEIPKKFFPPNAVRSLDDIGGKVAIADLAVNQIVTTDMFADPAVVQATFADRLEKINDEDQVAITISVDQVRGVANLLQPGDYVNVMSAPPCESAGGEGDAPVAENEGAAGAGEGGSCTGALSADPRYVYQKAQILAIGQTPVAAPGEVAAASEEEGAVPAETSNAGLITLIVPTRAAQYIAAIAPENIYLNLVSRDYEPVPQEPLDAADPLPAEDGEQLTPYGPSGPDGE
- the rpsA gene encoding 30S ribosomal protein S1 codes for the protein MSDQTTLTADPTDAVEEYVPRTIAFDDLEIDFDAAVDASMVSVEDGQIVEGKIVKVDKDEVLLDIGYKTEGVIPSRELSIRNDVDPSEIVSYGDRIEALVLTKEDKDGRLVLSKKRAQYERAWGDIEATKERDGVVTGPVIEVVKGGLILDIGLRGFLPASLVELRRVRDLQPYVGKELTAKIIELDKNRNNVVLSRRAWLEETQKEQREEFLDNLKPGEVRKGVVSSVVNFGAFVDLGGMDGLIHVSELSWKHVDHPGSVVAVGDEVSVQVLDVDRDRERISLSLKATQQDPWQEFATSHRVGELVYGRVTKLVPFGAFVQVGDGIEGLVHISEMSAHHVDLPEQVVTPGEELWVKIIDLDLQRRRISLSIKQAAEGGVVSAEYQEHFGEHAYDNEGNYIGAEWAEDPAVEEAWAEYEAEQGFATGEAPVAEGEPPAVVADAASEEAPAATDAPAEEAPAAADDAPAGADAVAEEAPVAADAPAEEAPGDPAETPADQPEG
- a CDS encoding class I SAM-dependent methyltransferase — translated: MSHDHWFEDLAEHMGATYLRYSFTKGTEQEVGFLAGALALEPGMRVLDVGCGPGRHAHALGRQGIEVHGVDISERFVEVARRDAPPGVTFSRQDARDLRFEADFDAAISLCQGAFGLQGGPAGEGAAALGEPTSDAPVLAGMARALRPGGRLAVSAFSSYFQVRHLGESTFDADAGVAHERTAIRDDAGVEAEVDLWTTCFTPRELRLLARGAGLEPLHVWSVEPGRYAARPPDLEHPEHLLVARRP